The Ruania alba genome window below encodes:
- a CDS encoding quaternary amine ABC transporter ATP-binding protein — translation MSAIQATGLTKIFGRRPQRGVKMLREGATRQQLMKEGLTAAVIDATFEVQPGEIFVVMGLSGSGKSTLIRNVNGLLEPTAGTLLVDGDDVTHLPPAGLRALRRDKVSMVFQHFALLPHRTVGENAAYALELRGFSRSDREKAANEALGMVGLDGWGGHLPSELSGGMRQRVGLARALAAGTEIMLMDEAFSALDPLIRKEMQDQLLELQAELGKTILFITHDLNEAMRLGDRIAMMRDGKIVQIGTAEQILNEPATEYVSQFVADVDRTRVLTAGAVMERPVAVIGSESGPRAARKLMSEHQTSALLVVGRDRKVVGVVWEDDVAEAIRQGSDNLPRPSRAVAQVSPDTPLAELFGDAAENRSPLAVVNEKGALVGVIPRVTLLSALAVPNGSENETSTDSEVDAAAGGDR, via the coding sequence GTGTCAGCCATTCAGGCCACCGGTTTGACCAAGATCTTCGGCCGCCGTCCACAGCGGGGCGTGAAGATGTTGCGCGAGGGCGCCACCCGTCAGCAGCTCATGAAGGAAGGGCTGACGGCGGCGGTGATCGATGCAACCTTCGAGGTGCAGCCCGGTGAGATCTTCGTGGTCATGGGCCTCTCCGGCTCCGGGAAGTCCACGCTGATCCGTAACGTCAATGGACTGCTGGAACCGACAGCGGGCACGCTGCTCGTTGACGGCGACGACGTCACGCACCTGCCTCCGGCAGGGTTGCGCGCGCTGCGGCGGGACAAGGTCAGCATGGTGTTCCAGCACTTCGCCTTGCTGCCGCACCGTACGGTCGGTGAGAACGCGGCCTATGCACTGGAGCTGAGGGGCTTTTCGAGGTCGGACCGGGAGAAGGCCGCTAACGAGGCGCTCGGGATGGTCGGTCTCGACGGCTGGGGCGGGCATCTGCCTTCGGAGCTCTCCGGTGGGATGCGTCAACGCGTAGGGCTTGCCCGGGCGCTTGCGGCCGGGACCGAGATCATGCTCATGGATGAGGCTTTCAGCGCCCTCGACCCGCTGATTCGCAAGGAGATGCAGGATCAGCTGCTCGAGCTTCAGGCCGAGCTGGGCAAGACGATTCTGTTCATCACCCACGACCTGAACGAGGCGATGCGCCTCGGCGACCGGATCGCGATGATGCGCGATGGCAAGATCGTGCAGATCGGCACGGCCGAGCAGATCCTGAACGAGCCTGCCACTGAATACGTCTCCCAGTTCGTCGCCGACGTCGACCGCACCCGTGTGCTCACGGCCGGCGCTGTCATGGAGCGCCCAGTGGCCGTGATCGGCAGCGAGTCCGGACCGCGCGCTGCGCGCAAGCTCATGAGCGAGCACCAGACCAGCGCGCTACTGGTGGTCGGGCGTGACCGCAAGGTCGTCGGCGTGGTCTGGGAGGACGACGTGGCTGAGGCGATCCGTCAGGGCAGTGACAACCTGCCGCGCCCCTCCCGCGCAGTGGCACAGGTGAGCCCGGACACCCCGCTGGCAGAACTGTTCGGTGACGCGGCCGAGAACCGGAGCCCGCTCGCCGTCGTGAACGAGAAGGGTGCGCTGGTCGGCGTGATCCCGCGGGTGACTCTCCTGAGCGCACTCGCTGTGCCGAACGGCAGCGAGAACGAGACCAGCACCGACTCCGAGGTCGATGCCGCAGCTGGAGGTGACCGATGA
- a CDS encoding LLM class flavin-dependent oxidoreductase, whose protein sequence is MTIPASGVMLPRDLNADAVRAFARRAEELGFAELWVVEDLGFRGGIAQATLALSVTGTIRVGLGILPVGARNVAFTAMELASIAQLFPGRLDAGIGHGMPGWMRSVGAWPDRPLTALREYTCALRELLHGRALPGSDVTLDPSAVPAEAPDLLLGVRGPRSLAVSGRIADGTVLAEPCAPAYVRAAVDQIAAPGPHRVVAYNIASVHEDSATAVENARPALSVVGEPDWAPHIAPLDIAAELTQLRARSASPEEFARSLPNAWVRQLALAGTPDEVRARMAELGEAGVRSNVLIPVGEPVEALELLAQVL, encoded by the coding sequence ATGACGATTCCTGCCTCCGGAGTGATGCTTCCCCGCGACCTGAACGCCGATGCCGTACGAGCCTTCGCCAGGCGCGCCGAGGAGCTCGGCTTCGCCGAGTTGTGGGTGGTGGAGGATCTCGGCTTCCGCGGTGGGATTGCGCAGGCCACCCTCGCGCTCTCGGTGACCGGGACGATCCGTGTGGGCCTGGGGATCCTGCCGGTCGGGGCACGCAACGTGGCGTTCACGGCGATGGAGCTGGCCAGCATCGCCCAACTCTTCCCCGGTCGGCTCGATGCCGGGATCGGGCACGGCATGCCGGGATGGATGCGATCAGTAGGCGCGTGGCCGGACCGCCCTCTGACGGCGTTGCGCGAGTACACCTGTGCGTTGCGCGAGCTGCTGCACGGGCGCGCCCTGCCCGGTAGTGACGTGACCCTGGATCCCAGTGCCGTGCCGGCCGAGGCGCCGGACCTGCTGCTCGGGGTGCGCGGGCCAAGGTCGCTCGCGGTCAGCGGACGCATCGCCGACGGGACCGTGCTGGCCGAGCCCTGCGCACCCGCCTACGTTCGCGCCGCTGTGGACCAGATCGCCGCGCCAGGGCCGCACCGGGTGGTGGCCTACAACATCGCGAGCGTGCACGAGGACTCCGCGACCGCCGTCGAGAACGCCCGACCCGCCCTGAGCGTGGTGGGCGAACCGGACTGGGCGCCGCACATCGCCCCGCTGGACATCGCCGCGGAGCTCACGCAGCTGCGGGCACGCAGTGCCTCCCCCGAGGAGTTCGCCCGCTCTCTGCCGAACGCATGGGTCCGCCAGCTCGCCCTGGCGGGCACGCCGGACGAGGTGCGTGCCCGGATGGCCGAGCTCGGCGAGGCCGGGGTGAGGAGCAACGTGCTCATCCCCGTCGGCGAGCCGGTCGAGGCGCTGGAGTTGCTCGCGCAGGTGCTGTGA
- a CDS encoding MGH1-like glycoside hydrolase domain-containing protein, with protein MDIDASLTGPHRGLRTRPGTLLLGPAGRRLWVDYLDDQPGFAGRIDYIHKLNMPLLFTVRPNCAPDPQRSDGQWLPSRLRTTQRFGDAQLTETRFITWDDCAVSIQHWRNQGSAPITLRADYDRDLISDTADLRGRRYIDQHDFTLLVHLEASRADLWAGIQLEAGQECHLTIVATVRHLPGKASATDPTLPEGPATGTVPVAEESGVELLAAHRREYQHWYASVPTLVSDNELLNRLWAYRWYILRNSMSEPGLGHLPGTVMYEGRSHKMTKAPWRPTGWEFSKVIPLSTSLHVQDLRWRADPADTIEVLSSAARLQGTDGQLYSHTVREQMKPYANYFGWAMALFAQLHGAASVPDAVLVAAKEQVRGEHREMVTSDDELSVVHDHKRTGKEYQPSYWYFHDYPADPKDKTTFTPLKRVDRAVYQYLNAKGVVALCAARQDPDEQEFRDLARRLAASILAKQWDPGTEFFYDLHHRTDERAMVRNVVGFYPWWAGLTDERHTAGLRRALAPGYFGGAEPYPSVAQDCPAFRPAGGWLGNFIKGRNGCMWNGPSWPYTTAITLDAIARTASADDADLVDEFASGFWALARQHFRDGDVAVPYLVEHYDGLTGEPISDEPDYNHSFLIDVIVRYVAGLRVEDDGLFLEPLEIGLGQLRLAELPVGSHRLTIELTGRGDGRSARVQCGEHVLVDGPVRGRVRIPECPHP; from the coding sequence ATGGACATCGATGCGTCGCTGACGGGACCGCATCGCGGGCTCCGCACCCGTCCGGGCACCCTGCTGCTCGGCCCGGCCGGTCGCCGGTTGTGGGTGGACTACCTCGATGATCAGCCCGGGTTCGCCGGTCGGATCGACTACATCCATAAGCTCAACATGCCGCTGCTGTTCACCGTGAGGCCGAACTGCGCACCTGATCCGCAGCGCAGCGACGGCCAGTGGCTGCCCTCGCGCCTACGCACCACGCAACGGTTCGGCGATGCTCAGCTGACCGAGACGCGGTTCATCACGTGGGACGACTGCGCCGTCTCGATCCAGCACTGGCGCAACCAGGGCAGTGCGCCGATCACATTGCGCGCCGACTACGACCGGGACCTGATCTCCGACACTGCCGACCTTCGCGGCCGGCGCTACATCGACCAGCACGACTTCACGCTGCTGGTCCATCTCGAGGCCTCGCGTGCGGACCTCTGGGCCGGGATCCAGCTCGAGGCAGGTCAGGAGTGCCACCTGACCATCGTGGCGACCGTGCGCCACCTGCCCGGTAAGGCCTCGGCAACGGACCCAACCCTGCCGGAAGGCCCGGCCACCGGAACCGTCCCAGTCGCTGAGGAGAGCGGTGTGGAGCTGCTGGCGGCGCACCGGCGCGAGTATCAGCACTGGTACGCCTCGGTGCCGACCCTGGTCTCCGACAACGAGCTGCTGAACCGGCTGTGGGCCTATCGCTGGTACATCCTGCGCAACTCGATGAGTGAGCCTGGCTTGGGCCACCTGCCCGGGACGGTTATGTACGAGGGCAGGTCGCACAAGATGACCAAGGCGCCCTGGCGGCCCACGGGCTGGGAGTTCAGCAAGGTCATCCCGCTCTCCACCTCGCTGCACGTGCAGGATCTGCGCTGGCGGGCCGATCCGGCCGACACCATCGAGGTGTTGTCCTCGGCGGCCCGGCTGCAGGGCACGGACGGGCAGCTCTACTCACACACGGTCCGCGAGCAGATGAAGCCGTACGCCAACTACTTCGGCTGGGCGATGGCGCTGTTCGCGCAGCTGCACGGCGCCGCATCGGTGCCGGATGCCGTGCTGGTCGCGGCGAAGGAGCAGGTCCGCGGCGAGCACCGGGAGATGGTCACCTCCGACGATGAGCTCTCCGTCGTGCACGACCACAAGCGAACCGGCAAGGAGTACCAGCCGAGCTACTGGTACTTCCACGACTATCCGGCCGACCCCAAGGACAAGACCACCTTCACTCCGTTGAAGCGCGTCGATCGGGCGGTCTACCAGTACCTGAACGCGAAGGGTGTGGTGGCGCTGTGCGCGGCACGGCAGGACCCGGACGAGCAGGAGTTCCGTGATCTGGCCCGGCGGCTCGCTGCCTCGATCCTCGCCAAGCAGTGGGACCCGGGCACGGAGTTCTTCTACGACCTGCACCACCGCACGGATGAGCGGGCCATGGTGCGCAACGTCGTCGGCTTCTACCCCTGGTGGGCCGGCCTGACCGACGAACGCCACACCGCCGGCCTGCGCCGGGCGCTGGCGCCGGGCTACTTCGGCGGCGCGGAGCCGTACCCGTCCGTCGCTCAGGACTGCCCGGCGTTCCGGCCTGCCGGGGGCTGGCTGGGCAACTTCATCAAGGGGCGCAATGGCTGCATGTGGAACGGCCCGAGCTGGCCGTACACCACCGCCATCACCCTGGACGCCATCGCACGGACCGCCAGTGCGGACGATGCGGATCTCGTCGACGAGTTCGCCTCCGGGTTCTGGGCGCTCGCGCGCCAGCACTTCCGTGACGGCGATGTTGCCGTGCCGTATCTCGTCGAGCACTACGACGGGCTCACCGGCGAGCCGATCAGTGATGAGCCGGACTACAACCACTCCTTTCTGATCGACGTGATCGTGCGCTATGTCGCGGGCCTCCGGGTCGAGGATGACGGTCTCTTCCTGGAGCCGTTGGAGATAGGCCTGGGACAGCTGCGCCTCGCGGAGTTGCCGGTCGGGTCGCATCGGTTGACGATCGAGCTGACCGGGCGCGGCGACGGTCGCTCGGCCCGGGTGCAGTGCGGCGAGCACGTCCTGGTCGACGGGCCTGTCCGCGGACGGGTGCGGATTCCGGAGTGCCCGCACCCCTGA
- a CDS encoding aldo/keto reductase, with translation MVDVESGAGLRSEPTRLVLGTMPFGDTVPEVRARAIVEAAVAAGIEEIDTANTYAGGAGEPIVGRVLAEGGEGVAVSSKVGMQPATAPDRGPLSSAAIVASAEASVERVGRALDTLYLHQPDRSTELEDTLTGVAEVLDRGLAARFGLSNYSAWEMVEIQALSARLGLPEPRRAQQLYSALARRLELEFLPYAVDRDIETVVYNPLAGGLLTGRYRHDDEPESGRFGTSALAAMYRKRYWNHAQFTALEELRAIAAQAAVPMAELALRWLIGTPGVSAILIGASTPEQLRANIEALGRGGLDAEVRAAIDAATGVLLSTSPQYAR, from the coding sequence ATGGTCGACGTGGAATCCGGCGCAGGGCTGCGATCCGAGCCCACCCGACTGGTGCTCGGCACGATGCCGTTCGGGGACACGGTGCCGGAAGTGAGGGCACGGGCCATCGTCGAGGCAGCGGTCGCAGCGGGGATCGAGGAGATCGATACCGCGAACACCTATGCGGGAGGTGCCGGTGAACCGATCGTCGGCCGGGTGCTCGCCGAGGGTGGCGAGGGTGTGGCGGTGTCCTCCAAGGTGGGGATGCAGCCGGCCACCGCGCCGGACCGTGGTCCGTTGAGCAGCGCGGCGATCGTCGCCTCGGCGGAGGCGAGTGTGGAACGCGTGGGCCGTGCCCTCGATACCCTCTACCTGCACCAGCCCGATCGCAGCACCGAGCTGGAGGACACACTCACCGGCGTTGCCGAGGTGCTGGACCGGGGGCTGGCCGCGCGCTTCGGTCTCTCGAACTACTCCGCCTGGGAGATGGTGGAGATCCAGGCGCTGAGCGCGCGCCTCGGCCTGCCGGAGCCGCGGCGTGCCCAACAGCTCTACAGCGCCCTCGCCCGGCGACTTGAACTCGAGTTCCTGCCCTACGCCGTCGACCGTGACATCGAGACGGTCGTGTACAACCCGCTGGCCGGTGGCTTGCTCACCGGCCGGTACCGACACGACGACGAGCCCGAGTCGGGGCGCTTTGGCACCTCCGCACTGGCGGCGATGTACCGGAAGCGGTATTGGAACCACGCCCAGTTCACGGCGCTGGAGGAACTGCGGGCGATCGCCGCGCAGGCCGCAGTGCCTATGGCCGAGCTGGCGTTGCGATGGCTGATCGGCACCCCGGGCGTGAGCGCCATCCTGATAGGCGCCTCCACACCGGAACAGCTGAGGGCGAACATCGAAGCGCTCGGTCGCGGCGGGCTGGATGCCGAGGTACGTGCCGCGATCGACGCCGCCACCGGAGTGCTGCTGTCCACCTCGCCGCAGTACGCCCGTTGA
- a CDS encoding DeoR/GlpR family DNA-binding transcription regulator has translation MASKTERRREEIVARAAAMGLANVDDLAARFDVTASTIRRDLALLSRSGRLARTYGGAIAPSDRAETSLLQREREGFDAKSAIARWAAAQVQAKESILLDAGSTVALLARQLPTLDAVTVTTASVPVISLLRSRPDLNLVSLGGRLRELSDAFVGPLTEQNLERLTFDRLFLGTDGVSTDGAICEAELDQTRLKELMARQSRHVYVLAHSAKLGRAPFHSWARIEQPWTLVTDDGADPDFLKAFRSDEREVVLTSAVDAAQQ, from the coding sequence ATGGCCAGCAAGACAGAACGGCGCCGCGAGGAGATCGTCGCGCGGGCCGCCGCGATGGGCCTGGCCAACGTGGACGATCTTGCCGCGCGCTTCGACGTCACCGCCTCCACGATCCGCCGGGACCTCGCCCTGCTGAGCCGGTCCGGCCGACTTGCCCGCACCTACGGCGGCGCGATCGCCCCGAGTGACCGAGCGGAAACCTCATTGCTGCAGCGTGAGCGCGAGGGGTTCGACGCGAAATCGGCGATCGCGCGCTGGGCAGCAGCCCAGGTCCAGGCCAAGGAGTCGATCCTGCTCGACGCCGGCTCCACGGTCGCCCTGCTCGCCCGCCAGCTGCCCACTCTGGATGCCGTCACGGTCACTACGGCCAGCGTCCCGGTGATCAGCCTGCTGCGCTCGCGTCCCGACCTGAACCTGGTATCCCTCGGTGGGCGCCTGCGCGAGCTGTCCGATGCGTTCGTCGGGCCATTGACCGAACAGAATCTGGAGCGGCTGACATTCGACCGTCTCTTCCTCGGCACCGACGGCGTCAGCACGGACGGGGCGATCTGCGAGGCAGAACTCGATCAGACCCGGCTGAAGGAACTGATGGCTCGGCAGTCCCGGCACGTCTACGTACTGGCGCACTCGGCCAAGCTCGGCCGGGCGCCGTTCCACAGCTGGGCGAGGATCGAACAGCCATGGACCCTCGTCACCGATGACGGCGCAGATCCGGACTTCCTCAAGGCGTTCCGGTCCGACGAGCGGGAGGTCGTCCTCACCTCGGCGGTCGACGCGGCACAGCAATGA
- a CDS encoding four-carbon acid sugar kinase family protein: MTVAQVWADDLTGAAEAAHTWQNASGGDIRILLGIPERPTPESRTVCDLDLRHSTDAEVRARLEPAADQLDGHTSLFFKVDSQLRGPVRTYLEVLLDTGRPVVLSAANPALGRITADGRHHVPDAAGGGPPAELRSVFAGLPHHHLGAAEYDQIPSLLTGDTPTLVTADVSSGADLARLARSCRSGPRLHAAGSAPFLDALARSEVSGRGPAAGTGVPSRPVQQLFAVLGTTEPTGHAQVQALRERDPRTALVTAPATEDTRAIAESARHVRAALARGVHAVLTPPPDHTAAGHRTAEAMAALAATCRAALPGAGADVCLYLSGGYTARRVLDRLGFTELRLIPGTHDVVAHLVAPDGRTVLTKPGSYGDRNTLIDLTRPAPSCDTPTPDKETSGGLT; encoded by the coding sequence ATGACAGTGGCGCAGGTCTGGGCGGACGACCTCACCGGCGCGGCCGAGGCTGCACACACCTGGCAGAACGCATCGGGCGGCGACATCCGGATCCTGCTCGGGATACCGGAACGGCCCACACCGGAGTCCAGGACGGTCTGCGACCTGGACCTGCGGCACAGCACCGACGCCGAGGTGCGGGCACGACTCGAGCCCGCAGCCGACCAGCTGGACGGGCACACGTCACTATTCTTCAAGGTGGACTCCCAGCTCCGTGGCCCGGTACGCACCTACCTGGAGGTGCTCCTGGACACCGGCCGACCGGTGGTGCTCTCCGCGGCCAACCCCGCTCTGGGCCGGATCACTGCCGACGGCCGCCATCACGTTCCGGACGCGGCCGGCGGGGGCCCGCCAGCCGAGCTGCGCTCAGTATTCGCCGGTCTGCCACACCACCATCTCGGTGCCGCCGAGTACGACCAGATCCCCAGCCTCCTCACCGGGGATACGCCCACCCTGGTGACCGCCGACGTGTCCAGCGGTGCGGACCTGGCCCGGCTGGCCCGGTCCTGCCGCAGCGGCCCCCGGCTGCACGCCGCCGGATCCGCACCATTCCTCGACGCGCTGGCCCGGAGCGAGGTGAGCGGGCGCGGACCGGCCGCAGGAACCGGCGTGCCGTCGCGCCCGGTGCAACAACTGTTCGCTGTGCTCGGCACCACAGAACCGACCGGCCATGCTCAGGTGCAGGCGCTGCGTGAGCGTGACCCGCGGACCGCCCTGGTCACGGCACCGGCCACCGAGGACACCCGTGCGATAGCGGAGTCCGCTCGCCACGTGCGGGCTGCCCTGGCACGCGGCGTACACGCCGTACTGACGCCGCCACCGGACCACACCGCCGCCGGCCACCGCACGGCTGAGGCCATGGCCGCGCTGGCCGCCACGTGTCGCGCAGCGCTGCCCGGTGCGGGAGCCGACGTCTGCCTCTACCTCAGCGGTGGGTACACCGCGCGCCGGGTACTGGACCGGCTCGGCTTCACCGAACTACGCCTCATCCCCGGCACGCACGACGTCGTGGCCCACCTGGTGGCGCCGGATGGCAGGACCGTCCTGACCAAGCCGGGCAGTTACGGCGACCGGAACACCCTGATCGACCTGACCCGACCTGCACCCTCCTGCGACACACCGACCCCTGACAAGGAGACCTCTGGTGGACTCACCTGA
- the pdxA gene encoding 4-hydroxythreonine-4-phosphate dehydrogenase PdxA → MDSPDRTPSLPVIAVTMGDPAGVGPEICASALTSTEVLAVCRPVLIGDIPRMIHAARLMGVTQPIREVQHPSETVGHDNALHVIQVGELPADLPFGEVSPVAGHAAYTYIERAARYATDHDVAAIATAPLNKAALHAGGHVFPGHTELLAHLTGAPEVSMMLSTPTLNVIHVTTHIGLVDAVHRIDPPLVQRTISRGIDALERAGIARPKVGVCGINPHAGEDGLFGYGEEAEKIQPAIDELLALGHDVHGPLPADTAFFLATRGDFDLIVAMYHDQGHGPVKVLGIDDGVNITVGLPVIRTSVDHGTAFDIAGTGTVTTASMAEALRQAATLAERTPGSA, encoded by the coding sequence GTGGACTCACCTGACCGCACCCCGTCCCTGCCCGTGATCGCCGTGACGATGGGCGATCCGGCCGGCGTCGGACCCGAGATCTGCGCGAGCGCTCTCACCAGCACCGAGGTACTGGCAGTGTGCCGCCCCGTGCTGATCGGGGACATCCCACGGATGATCCACGCCGCGAGGTTGATGGGCGTCACCCAACCGATCCGGGAGGTCCAGCACCCGAGCGAGACCGTCGGCCACGACAACGCCCTCCACGTGATTCAGGTAGGTGAGCTGCCCGCTGACCTGCCGTTCGGCGAGGTCAGCCCGGTGGCCGGTCATGCGGCCTACACCTACATCGAGCGCGCCGCCCGCTACGCCACGGACCACGACGTGGCCGCGATCGCCACGGCGCCGCTCAACAAGGCTGCTCTGCACGCAGGCGGCCACGTGTTCCCAGGGCACACGGAACTGCTCGCGCACCTGACCGGGGCACCGGAGGTGTCGATGATGCTGAGCACGCCGACCCTGAACGTCATTCACGTGACCACGCACATCGGTCTGGTCGATGCGGTCCACCGGATCGATCCGCCGCTGGTGCAGCGCACCATCAGCCGCGGTATCGATGCGCTGGAACGGGCCGGGATCGCGCGCCCGAAGGTCGGCGTGTGTGGGATCAACCCGCACGCGGGTGAGGACGGGCTGTTCGGCTACGGCGAAGAAGCGGAGAAGATCCAGCCCGCGATCGACGAGCTCCTCGCCCTCGGCCATGACGTGCACGGCCCGCTGCCCGCTGACACCGCCTTCTTCCTGGCCACCCGGGGAGACTTCGACCTGATCGTGGCGATGTACCACGACCAGGGTCACGGTCCGGTGAAGGTGCTCGGCATCGACGACGGCGTGAACATCACCGTCGGCCTGCCGGTGATCCGCACCTCGGTGGACCACGGCACCGCCTTCGACATCGCCGGCACCGGCACCGTCACGACCGCCAGCATGGCCGAAGCACTGCGTCAGGCGGCAACGCTGGCCGAGCGAACTCCCGGCAGCGCCTGA
- a CDS encoding ABC transporter substrate-binding protein — translation MFPPTAESGTRDRLWSSAVSRRSLLLTGGGLAAGASLAGCSFFDTDPAQGENAGGNAGPKGAEAPSLAAQVEAGDLPPVEERLPSTPLVVEPHSQIGQYGGTWRSAIITEEDRTWLTQSIGYEPLIRWIPGWTDQPGTSEIIPNICESFEELEGGRVFQFTLREGMKWSDGEPVTAEDFRFAFEDVNIYEGLHPGGIYTLWTNVNDPEKPGTFESDGNVIRYVFDDPKPGFLEELASGTPMVLPKHHFEQFHELYADNLDDVVAENSLDDWIQLWESKSEEFTDVDRPTLHAWKLTAALGDGSYVEAERNPYYWKVDPDGSQLPYIDSIRCEVLQDIEVELLKITNGELDMQMRNFDSIRNLPVVSDNQESGDYRLFSVSPQGPNAMVIGFNQNLEDDRKREIYANKDFRVGLSHAINRQRIIDTIYGSQTIPWQCAPVEGHPAFDEEFGTQFTEYSVELANEALDRAGYTEKDGDGFRLSEGERITMTVLVPSTMPDQLDAFEMIKEDWAEVGVEVNVTPLAETLYWERVEANQAELSTWTAGGFEIRATQGSNHYFVPSNPRGSSRYGHDWAQWYRGESSVEPPEIIQHQLALFDEMRTTYDADRAIELAREILDIAKDQFFYIGICTQPDGYGIVKNNMGTNVPDAIPGDVGYQPPGPTNPEQYFFTD, via the coding sequence ATGTTTCCACCCACTGCTGAATCGGGAACCCGAGACCGCCTCTGGTCGAGTGCTGTCAGTCGCCGGTCCCTGCTGTTGACCGGAGGCGGGCTTGCTGCCGGCGCCTCGTTGGCCGGCTGTTCGTTCTTTGACACCGACCCTGCGCAAGGTGAGAACGCCGGCGGCAACGCCGGACCGAAGGGCGCGGAGGCGCCGTCACTGGCTGCCCAGGTGGAGGCCGGCGATCTGCCACCGGTCGAGGAGCGGCTGCCGAGCACACCGCTGGTGGTTGAGCCGCACAGCCAGATCGGCCAGTACGGCGGCACCTGGCGCTCGGCAATCATCACCGAGGAGGACCGGACCTGGCTCACGCAGAGCATCGGCTACGAGCCGCTGATCCGGTGGATCCCGGGATGGACAGACCAGCCGGGTACCAGCGAGATCATCCCGAACATCTGCGAGAGCTTCGAAGAGCTCGAGGGCGGCCGGGTGTTTCAGTTCACGCTCCGAGAGGGGATGAAGTGGTCCGACGGTGAGCCGGTCACCGCTGAGGACTTCAGGTTCGCCTTCGAGGACGTCAACATCTACGAGGGACTGCACCCCGGCGGGATCTACACGCTCTGGACGAATGTGAACGATCCGGAGAAGCCGGGCACCTTCGAGAGCGATGGCAATGTGATCCGGTACGTCTTCGACGACCCGAAGCCGGGCTTCCTCGAGGAGCTCGCGTCCGGAACCCCGATGGTGCTGCCCAAGCACCATTTCGAGCAGTTCCACGAGCTGTACGCGGACAACCTCGACGACGTCGTCGCCGAGAACAGCCTCGACGACTGGATTCAGCTCTGGGAATCCAAGAGCGAAGAGTTCACCGACGTGGACCGGCCCACCCTCCATGCCTGGAAGCTCACCGCAGCGCTTGGCGATGGCAGCTATGTCGAGGCGGAGCGCAACCCCTACTACTGGAAGGTCGATCCGGACGGCAGCCAGCTGCCCTACATCGACTCGATCCGCTGTGAGGTCTTGCAGGACATCGAGGTCGAGCTGCTCAAGATCACCAACGGTGAGCTCGACATGCAGATGCGCAACTTCGACAGCATCCGAAACCTACCCGTCGTCTCGGACAACCAGGAGAGCGGTGACTACCGGCTGTTCAGCGTGTCTCCGCAGGGCCCGAACGCCATGGTGATCGGCTTCAACCAGAACCTGGAGGACGACCGCAAGCGAGAGATCTACGCGAACAAGGACTTCCGGGTCGGGCTGTCCCACGCCATCAACCGGCAGCGCATCATCGACACCATCTACGGCAGCCAGACGATTCCCTGGCAGTGCGCCCCGGTGGAAGGTCACCCGGCCTTCGACGAGGAGTTCGGTACGCAGTTCACCGAGTATTCGGTGGAACTGGCGAACGAGGCGTTGGACCGCGCGGGCTACACCGAGAAGGACGGCGACGGCTTCCGGCTCAGCGAGGGCGAGCGGATCACCATGACGGTCCTGGTGCCGTCGACCATGCCCGACCAACTCGATGCGTTCGAGATGATCAAGGAGGACTGGGCGGAGGTCGGCGTGGAGGTCAACGTCACCCCGCTGGCGGAGACCCTGTATTGGGAGCGGGTTGAGGCGAACCAGGCCGAGCTGTCCACCTGGACGGCTGGCGGGTTCGAGATCCGCGCCACGCAGGGCTCGAACCACTACTTCGTGCCGTCGAACCCGCGAGGATCCTCGCGCTACGGTCACGACTGGGCCCAGTGGTACCGCGGCGAGAGCAGCGTGGAGCCGCCTGAGATCATCCAGCACCAGTTGGCGTTGTTCGACGAGATGCGCACGACCTATGACGCCGACCGGGCGATCGAGCTGGCGCGGGAGATCCTGGACATCGCCAAGGACCAGTTCTTCTACATCGGGATCTGCACGCAGCCGGACGGCTACGGGATCGTGAAGAACAACATGGGGACCAACGTGCCGGATGCGATCCCGGGTGACGTCGGCTACCAGCCGCCCGGCCCGACCAACCCGGAGCAGTACTTCTTCACCGACTGA